The Streptomyces sp. NBC_01298 genome contains the following window.
ACGGCCTCGGCCAGCTCCAGGACGGCCAGGTCGCCGGCATTGCTGCCCGCGTCGTACGCCGGGTTCACCCGGGCGGAACGCACCGCGATCTCCCGGCCCTCGCTCGCGCGCAGCTCCGTACGCCCGGTGATCACCCGGAAATCGCGGACGGAGTCGACCGGACCTCCCAGCACCTGACGCCCCAGGCAGTGGGCCGCGGTCACCACCTTGGTGGGGGTCACGAGGACGCCCCCGCAGAACTGGCCGCCTCGCGTACCCCCGAACCGGTCACGGCTGGCGAGGGCCACGACCCACGGGGCATCGGCCACCTTCACCGGCTTCCCGCCGATCACCACGCTGTCCGCGGCCGCTCGCGGCGCCTGGGAGAGCGGCGCCGCCGCCGCTCCCGCCGCCAGGGTCAGCGCTCCCGCCAGGACACGGGCAAAGGGACGACGCATGAGGCCTCCTGACTCCGAGTGTGCATGACTCCACTCAGAGTGGGACGCCCGGTGGCCGTGCGCACCCGCGCGGCCACCGGCGACGACCTGCGGCGAGCCCCTCGCCGCGCCGGGCGGATCCGGCGGGATCGGTCCGGATCAAGCCGGATCAAGCCGGATCAGGCTGGATCAGTCGAGGTAATCGCGAAGCACCTGGGACCGGGACGGGTGGCGGAGCTTCGACATGGTCTTCGACTCGATCTGGCGGATGCGCTCACGGGTGACCCCGTAGACCTTGCCGATCTCGTCGAGCGTCTTGGGCTGGCCGTCCGTGAGGCCGAAGCGCATGGAGACCACGCCCGCCTCGCGCTCGCTCAGCGTGTCGAGGACCGAGTGCAGCTGTTCCTGCAAGAGCGTGAAGCTCACGGCGTCGGCCGGGACGACCGCCTCGGAGTCCTCGATGAGGTCGCCGAACTCGCTGTCGCCGTCCTCGCCGAGCGGGGTGTGCAGGGAGATCGGCTCGCGGCCGTACTTCTGGACCTCGATGACCTTCTCGGGGGTCATGTCGAGTTCCTTGGCCAGCTCCTCCGGGGTGGGCTCGCGGCCCAGGTCCTGGAGCATCTGGCGCTGGACGCGGGCCAGCTTGTTGATGACCTCCACCATGTGCACCGGGATGCGGATGGTGCGGGCCTGGTCGGCCATGGCCCGGGTGATCGCCTGCCGGATCCACCAGGTGGCGTACGTGGAGAACTTGTAGCCCTTGGTGTAGTCGAACTTCTCCACGGCGCGGATCAGACCCAGGTTGCCCTCCTGGATCAGGTCCAGGAAGAGCATGCCGCGGCCGGTGTAGCGCTTGGCGAGGGAGACCACGAGGCGGAGGTTGGCCTCCAGCAGGTGGTTCTTGGCCCGGCGGCCGTCCTCGGCGATGATCTCCAGCTCGCGCTTGAGCTTGGGCGCCAGCTTGTCGGAGTTGGCGAGCTTGTCCTCGCCGAAGAGGCCGGCCTCGATGCGCTTGGCGAGCTCGACCTCCTGCTCGGCGTTGAGGAGGGGAACCTTGCCGATCTGCTTGAGGTAGTCCTTGACGGGGTCGGCGGTGGCACCGGCGACGGCGACCTGCTGGGCCGGGGCGTCGTCCTCGTCGTCCGAGATGACGAAGCCCTTGCTCTCGGCGCCTTCCTCCTCGTCCTCGGACTCGGCCTTGGCGGCTCCGGGACCCTCTTCCGTGGTCTCTTCGTCGCCTGCGTCGGCGTCCTTCTTGGCGGTGGTCTTCTTGGCCGCCGTCTTCTTCGCCGCCGTCTTCTTGGCGGGCGCGGCCTTCTTCGCCGCCGTCTTCTTCGCAGCCGTCTTCTTGGCGGCGGGCTCGGTCGCGATCCCCTCCGCGAGGGCGTCGACGCCGGTTTCCACCTGCGCGGGATCCGGTTCGGCCGTCCCGGCCACCGCGTCCGGTGCGGCGGCGGCGGGCGCTGCCGCCGGCCCGGTCGCGGCCTTCTTGGCGACGGGCTCGGTGGCCGTCCGCTTGACGGGGCTCTTCGCTGCGACGCTCTTGCGGGTGGTGCGCTTGGGCGACTCCGCGGCACTGACCATCAGCGTCACACCCTCTTCCTCAAGGATCTGGTTGAGGCTGCGCAGAACATTCTTCCACTGGGTCGCAGGAATCTGGTCAGCCTCGAAGGCCCGACGCACGTCATCGCCGGCGATCTGCCCCTCGGCCTTGCCCCGCTCGATGAGCGCCATCACAGACTCGGAATCGGCGATCTCCGGCGGGAGCGTACGGGATGTGCTGGCCGACACGAACAACCTCTCGGAACGATGGAAACGGCTTCCGACCCCGGCCTGGTGGTGCTGGACCGGAGCCGACGACCACCGACTGGGGATGGGCCGGGGGCGCGGGCAGGGACCGGGGAGCTGCACAGCACCCCCAAGGGCTGCTGTCTTCCCTCCGTCGGCCATCACCTCTTAGGTCATCGCGTGACCTCGCGGAGCGTTACGCCCAATCTTCGTGGCCCGAGTCACACCCCGTTTGATGCCATGCCGGTCATACCGTTATTTCTGCACGCCCGGTGTGTCCGAACACGCCCCGTTTCGCGGGCCGGACGGCTCCCCGCAAGCGGGGTCGAAGCGGGGTCCCGGCGTCCGGAACGGGGCCGGGCGGGCGGCCGGGGCGCTCAGGACCCGGCCGGGGAGCCTCGCCCGGGCCCCGCCGGACCCTCCCGGAGCTCCCTCCGGGGGTGCCGCCCGCAACGGGCTCCCCGTCGACGCGCCCACGCCCGTGCGCTGCGGCTCGTCAGTGCTCGCGCGGGGCGGGGACCACGCGCTCGACTTCCGGATGCACCGTCAGAAGCTGGCGCATGGCGTTCTCCGCGCCCACCGCGTCGCCGGCGGCGATGCACTCGACCATGCGCGCGTGGTGCGCGACGCAGGTCTCGCTGGGGCGGTCGCAGGCGGTGATGGGGCTGCCGGACACCTGCAGCGCGGCGGAGACGATGCCGGAGAGGTGCTCCAGCATGCGGTTGGCCGCGACCTGGATGAGCAGCGCGTGGAACTCGTGGTCCGCACGCGCGAAGGTGATCGAATCGCCCTGCCCGAGGGCGTGTCCCATGATCTCGACCATGTCGGCGAGGCGCTGCTGGATCTCCGGGCGGCCGTGGCCGGCGGCGAGACGGGCGGCGAGCGGTTCGATGGTCCAGCGGAGCTCGCCGAGCTCGCGGCGCTGGTCGTCGCGATGCGGGCCGAAGGCGCGCCATTCGATGATGTCGGGGTCGAGCAGGTTCCAGTCGGCGACCGGGCGGACCCGGGTGCCGACGTTCGGGCGGGCGCTGACGAGGCCCTTGGCCTCCAGGACCCGCAGTGATTCGCGGACGACGGTGCGGGAGACCTCGAAACGCTGCCCGATCTCCTCGGGGACCAGCGGGCGGTCCGCGCCGAGGTCGCCGGAAACGATC
Protein-coding sequences here:
- a CDS encoding RNA polymerase sigma factor, with protein sequence MFVSASTSRTLPPEIADSESVMALIERGKAEGQIAGDDVRRAFEADQIPATQWKNVLRSLNQILEEEGVTLMVSAAESPKRTTRKSVAAKSPVKRTATEPVAKKAATGPAAAPAAAAPDAVAGTAEPDPAQVETGVDALAEGIATEPAAKKTAAKKTAAKKAAPAKKTAAKKTAAKKTTAKKDADAGDEETTEEGPGAAKAESEDEEEGAESKGFVISDDEDDAPAQQVAVAGATADPVKDYLKQIGKVPLLNAEQEVELAKRIEAGLFGEDKLANSDKLAPKLKRELEIIAEDGRRAKNHLLEANLRLVVSLAKRYTGRGMLFLDLIQEGNLGLIRAVEKFDYTKGYKFSTYATWWIRQAITRAMADQARTIRIPVHMVEVINKLARVQRQMLQDLGREPTPEELAKELDMTPEKVIEVQKYGREPISLHTPLGEDGDSEFGDLIEDSEAVVPADAVSFTLLQEQLHSVLDTLSEREAGVVSMRFGLTDGQPKTLDEIGKVYGVTRERIRQIESKTMSKLRHPSRSQVLRDYLD
- a CDS encoding FadR/GntR family transcriptional regulator, which translates into the protein MLFTKDLKGRGDTADKGFVSTLAHTMMTAARHADSGLAGAGELDRYPYPEASGADRVGVPHWDGSDIELSRVGRRAAGSRGRGLHGQLVQQLGQMIVSGDLGADRPLVPEEIGQRFEVSRTVVRESLRVLEAKGLVSARPNVGTRVRPVADWNLLDPDIIEWRAFGPHRDDQRRELGELRWTIEPLAARLAAGHGRPEIQQRLADMVEIMGHALGQGDSITFARADHEFHALLIQVAANRMLEHLSGIVSAALQVSGSPITACDRPSETCVAHHARMVECIAAGDAVGAENAMRQLLTVHPEVERVVPAPREH